The Eurosta solidaginis isolate ZX-2024a chromosome 4, ASM4086904v1, whole genome shotgun sequence genome includes a window with the following:
- the LOC137251032 gene encoding mucin-2, with protein MTRKIRLVHNVRLLSLLAVSILTLFPLSHSTQPRHRFPADYLVPPPLPTPQHLKHHSAPTNNPGIASVHQIPAASAPVPSHIANKNVAEPPGFMARIARWFGYGAIEQNQLANGFSSDSKQAYNYPQPLGADGKPCNLCNKYPWVPMFPQVLQQQRQHHKSVASTNHQYAQAGSQQHFEAQASQKYPQKQALPFGAGAKQQLPVKQRAVQFHFPTLYKPPPPPVDYNLSPLKATASPRFIPVPLPIPSLSLNALPPVYKAQQFRVPYLTPAAAPSTTTTSTESVPSGELQLPSTEPAHFIENIGAPSELQADRVRPEQSYSAKAPNSDSSFEIVKSHQITDFVSSVEYPITYEQSPSIDLGHQPTPINEAVANESVATALYQHETLSPELHKLLPASQLLTELGSFAAPQQQSHGTTQSQQATQSYQLQQGQYYQGTQFNSQQNAQSYQQTHTTFHPTFPQQIQPLYPQSLQEHQSLSQFAQTFETSTTRYTTPYVPQTKYPQHNYDVQRTTYESHSEDNFPSASSHNLTRVQHLSQNPNNTPWLPLGHAFPHTTTEIAIEYETSTQLPQLSETNFVTENLQETTQTPFIHSPQTPEQKQSLHDTRETPKRLLDSPIRYAPGSLNQPRPFTRDPSELNLRIRPAPYVTPEHPHNHKHNNFEGIGSSSTPLLVTPNPPLSPYNKGAAAAPTPTSTYSAIDASGQYAGMSPPTPPTPPPAQHKDVHQIIIPYTTRNKPRPFEPTRTVEAAFKKWTAQHNSNDIHEQQESKVVSAKLSTVAPPADSARRTTKYITRILATNLRDLLRREHDKRQNKTTTSSFDLLKWQRNIDNWTEQEYSSLSHRPSTPTIRGRSKHIPTEYLTTTTPSPRHPKTTIRLFEPSSELPASVNDLQALLLERGSQNVVLNQVDDVADKHLLDTLESKTVTVSSLPSRRTSTTQHQLNSNGHAAPTFMHLGSEIEQPEPEELWRKAKVSISPQTQEKVYVVTPQPRFFPQRAFSTTTSTEAPASFGKSPRFLVRPTHGNGTNLSASNQYNPELFGLMGLSSYVPAKPVEIIDGNSKVFNIGTTTPANNEDETTSRPLEYDEHLMMVKKRRLRSTMQPSPR; from the coding sequence ACACGCAAGATTCGATTAGTACACAATGTACGCCTGCTTAGCCTTCTTGCCGTTAGCATATTAACGCTGTTCCCGCTATCACATTCTACACAACCAAGACATAGGTTTCCTGCGGACTATCTGGTACCTCCTCCCTTACCCACGCCACAGCATCTAAAGCATCACAGCGCTCCCACCAACAACCCAGGAATAGCATCTGTGCATCAAATACCAGCCGCATCCGCACCTGTGCCGAGTCATATTGCCAACAAAAATGTTGCCGAACCGCCCGGCTTTATGGCACGTATTGCGCGTTGGTTTGGTTATGGTGCAATCGAGCAAAATCAACTCGCTAACGGATTTTCTTCTGATAGCAAACAAGCATACAATTATCCGCAGCCATTAGGGGCGGACGGAAAGCCATGTAATCTTTGCAATAAATATCCATGGGTTCCTATGTTTCCACAGGTACTGCAGCAGCAGCGTCAGCATCATAAATCAGTTGCAAGTACGAATCATCAATACGCTCAAGCTGGTTCACAGCAGCACTTTGAAGCGCAAGCTTCGCAAAAATATCCGCAAAAGCAAGCATTACCTTTTGGAGCTGGAGCCAAACAGCAGCTGCCGGTAAAGCAACGTGCAGTACAATTTCACTTTCCTACACTTTataaaccaccaccaccacctgtAGACTACAACTTGTCCCCATTGAAAGCTACAGCATCACCACGATTCATACCGGTACCCTTGCCTATTCCGAGCCTAAGCTTAAACGCTTTACCTCCCGTCTATAAAGCACAGCAATTCAGGGTGCCCTATTTGACACCAGCAGCGGCACCTTCAACAACAACGACTTCCACTGAATCAGTGCCGAGTGGCGAACTACAGTTGCCATCTACAGAGCCAGCACATTTCATTGAAAATATTGGCGCACCCTCGGAATTACAAGCGGATCGTGTGCGACCGGAACAGTCTTACTCAGCAAAGGCACCAAACAGCGATTCAAGTTTTGAGATTGTAAAAAGTCATCAAATTACGGATTTTGTCTCATCCGTTGAATATCCGATAACCTATGAGCAATCACCCTCGATAGATTTAGGTCATCAGCCCACGCCTATAAACGAAGCTGTGGCAAATGAAAGTGTAGCCACGGCATTATATCAACATGAGACATTGAGTCCCGAACTGCACAAGCTCTTGCCTGCCTCACAACTCCTAACCGAGCTGGGAAGTTTTGCGGCACCACAGCAGCAGTCGCATGGGACCACACAATCGCAACAGGCAACACAATCGTACCAGCTACAGCAGGGTCAGTATTATCAAGGCACGCAATTCAATTCCCAGCAGAACGCACAATCTTACCAGCAGACTCATACTACTTTTCATCCAACATTTCCTCAGCAAATTCAACCTCTGTACCCCCAGAGTTTACAGGAGCATCAGTCACTTTCTCAATTCGCTCAGACTTTCGAGACATCAACAACACGCTACACAACCCCATATGTGCCTCAAACTAAGTACCCACAACATAACTATGATGTGCAGAGAACAACGTATGAATCGCACAGCGAAGACAACTTTCCATCTGCATCCTCACATAATCTTACTAGAGTGCAACATCTGTCACAAAACCCGAACAACACACCTTGGTTACCGCTTGGTCATGCCTTTCCGCATACAACCACAGAGATAGCGATCGAGTACGAGACATCCACTCAATTGCCACAGCTAAGTGAGACGAACTTTGTCACTGAAAATTTGCAAGAGACTACCCAAACACCATTTATACATTCACCACAAACGCCAGAACAAAAACAATCCCTGCATGACACGCGCGAAACTCCAAAACGTTTACTAGATTCGCCTATACGCTATGCACCGGGTTCACTAAATCAACCAAGACCCTTCACACGCGATCCAAGTGAGCTGAATTTACGAATACGGCCAGCACCCTATGTAACACCCGAACATCCTCACAATCAtaagcacaacaattttgaaggGATAGGCAGCTCAAGTACACCGCTTTTAGTGACGCCAAATCCACCCTTGTCACCCTATAATAAAGGTGCGGCAGCTGCGCCCACCCCTACATCCACTTATAGTGCCATTGATGCCAGTGGACAATATGCTGGCATGTCTCCGCCTACACCTCCAACGCCACCACCAGCGCAACACAAAGATGTACATCAAATTATAATTCCTTATACGACAAGAAataagccacgcccatttgaaccTACACGCACTGTAGAAGCGGCCTTTAAAAAATGGACAGCGCAACATAACAGCAACGACATACACGAACAACAAGAATCGAAAGTTGTAAGCGCCAAATTATCTACGGTAGCACCACCTGCTGACTCGGCGCGACGCACCACGAAGTACATCACACGAATACTCGCCACAAATCTACGTGACCTGCTGCGACGCGAGCATGATAAACGTCAAAATAAGACGACAACTTCGAGTTTTGATCTCTTGAAATGGCAGCGGAATATTGATAATTGGACAGAGCAGGAATACTCGTCACTTTCACATCGTCCTAGTACGCCAACGATACGTGGTCGCTCTAAACATATACCCACTGAGTATCTCACAACAACAACGCCATCACCACGTCATCCAAAAACGACAATACGTCTATTTGAACCTTCTTCAGAGTTGCCTGCATCTGTTAATGATTTGCAAGCTCTACTCTTAGAACGCGGTTCACAAAATGTTGTATTGAATCAAGTGGATGATGTGGCGGATAAGCATTTGTTGGATACATTAGAGAGTAAAACGGTGACTGTGTCATCTTTACCTTCAAGACGCACCTCGACCACACAACATCAGCTAAATAGCAACGGACATGCGGCGCCGACTTTTATGCATCTCGGTTCGGAAATTGAGCAGCCAGAGCCAGAAGAACTTTGGCGTAAAGCAAAAGTCTCAATTTCACCGCAAACGCAAGAAAAAGTTTATGTGGTAACGCCGCAGCCACGTTTCTTTCCACAGCGGGCGTTTAGTACGACGACTAGCACAGAAGCGCCAGCAAGTTTTGGAAAATCACCAAGGTTTTTGGTGAGACCTACTCATGGAAATG